The following is a genomic window from uncultured Propionivibrio sp..
CAGCGTCATGGGGGTGAACATCGAGTCATCAGCGCGGCATCCCTCGACGATCGGGGTGGCGGTATCGACGGGGTGCTGGGCGCACCGTCGCGGCCGCATCCGGATCAACGCGGACCTGAGCTATCAAATCATCTCGCATGAAGGAGCGACGCTGTGAGCAAGAAGATTCTGAGAACACCGATCAAGGACGAGGACCTCGAAGATTTGCGTGCGGGCGACGTCGTCTATCTGACCGGTCATATCGTCACCTGTCGCGACGTGGCGCATCGCCGGCTGATCGAACAGAAGCGGGAATTGCCGGTGGATCTGGCGGGCGGGGCGATCTTCCATGCCGGACCGATCGTGCGCAAGCTGGCCGACGGCAAGTACGAGATGGTATCGATCGGGCCGACGACGAGCATGCGGATGGAGAAGTTCGAGAAGGAATTCATCGCGCAGACCGGGGTGAAGCTGATTGTCGGCAAGGGCGGCATGGGGCCACTGACCGAGGCAGGATGCCGGGAGCATAAGGCGGTGCACGCGATCTTTCCCGGCGGCTGCGCGGTGGTGGCGGCGACGCAGGTGGAGGAGATCGAGCGGGCCGAGTGGCTGGATCTCGGCATGCCCGAGACGTTGTGGGTGAACCGGGTGAAGGAGTTCGGGCCGCTGATCATCTCGATCGATACGCAGGGCAACAACCTGATCGAAAAGAACAAGGCCGAGTTCAACGCCAAAAAGGCGTCGATCGTCGCCCGGATTCATCAGCAGGTCGGCTTCATCAAGTAGGCGCCGGCAGGCTCTAAGCACGTCGGTCTTGGAAAGAGGCGTCCGGCATGCGTTGCCGGGCGCCTCCTTGTTTCGGCTCTGGTCTTGAACCTGGACTAGAATTCCGCGTGCATACGCACGCCGACGATGTGGATCGGTCCGCGGTCGGCGTTGTAGGCCGGGTTGCGCACGTACTGATAGTCGGCTGTCATCCACAGGTTCTTGTGTACCTTGGCGCTGTAGTAGCTTTCCATGATCTGCTCCGGCTTGTAGTTGAGCCAGCCGTCGCCGATGAAGTAAGAGATGCCGCCTTTTTCGAGGTACTCGCGGCGGTCCTTCGAGAGGAAATGCGCCAGGTACGAGAGGCCGAGCGTGTCGTTGGCGCGTCCCCAGGCGGCGCCGTTGATCGAGACACCGGTGGCGAGCGAGCGATCGACTTCGGCGAAGGCGTAGGTCTCGGTGCGGCCATCAGCCCACATGCCCTTCAGGAAAACGCCGACGTTGTCGGAGATTTCCTGGTCGATGTTCATGCCGAAACCGTACTTGGTCTTCTCGCCGTTGCGCACATTGAGGATGTATTCCATGCCGTTGGTTGCATCGGGCGACCAGCCGACCGAGTTGCCGTAGTTGATGGCGTCGCGGAACGAGGCCAGGTTCGCCCGGTTGCGCCAGGCCGTGAGGCGGACGGCGCCGGCGCGTCCGGCGATGTCGTGGTCGTGTTCAACTTCGACTTGATCGCCGTAGTGCTTGCCGATCCGGAAGTCCGTCGGCAGTTCGTTCGGGCGCTTGGGGCCGGTCATCCGGCCGAAGCGCAGCACCCAGTCGCCCTGGTACCACTCGCCGGCGGCACCCCAGCCCCAGCCGCGGGAGTCTGCCGCGTAGTCGAAGGCGACGTTGTTCATGTTGCCCCAGTTCATGAACTGGCGGCGCGGATCGCCGGCATAGCGGTTCTTGTCGAAGACGTCGAGCACCGAGAAGTTGCCGGCGGTCAGGACGAAGCGGTTCTTGTCGACGTTGCCGGCCATCCAGTTGAGATCGGATTCGATGGCTTCGCTGCCGCCGCCCAGGTTCCAGGTCTGGCGCAGGAAGAGGCGCTGGCGGTAGAGCGTCGGACGGGAACCCGCCGCGCGCGTGATCTCGCCGTTGTAGAAGCCGCCGAGACCGGTGAGCGTGCCGCCGAAGGGGACGCCCTGGGTGACTTCGGGGTTCAGGTAGAGTTCGCCGCCAGCCCACGGACGAAAGCCGAAATAGCCGGTGAAGGTCGCGGTATAGCTTTTGTCCTGGGTGTTCGACAGGCTGTAGAGCGGATAGGCGCCGCCATAGTTGGCGCTGTTCACGGTCGACGGCCGGCGATCGGAGAAGGCGCCATGGCGCTGCCAGATATAGGTGGCCTGGAACTTTGCCTGGGTGTCTTCGTAGTCGTCGTCATGGATGCCGGCGTGTTGCGGCATCGGCGTCAGATTGGCGAGCACCATGCCCGGTGCGGCGTCTTCGCGCATCTGGGCGTGGGCCGTCTTCGGCAGCAGGCCGCAGAGTGCCATGCCGAGTACGAAGGCGATGAGAAAGCGGAAACGATGAAGATGAAATTTGAACAGCATGCTTACCCCTTTGGCGCTTGCTTCGGCAACGCCAAATCGGCCAGAACGGCCTGAGTTATTTTTTAAGGGAAGCGAATCGGTCGCCGGAAACGGCGTCTTGAAACGGCTACCCGCCATGGCTGGCAAGGTAGCAGGAGCGTATTACGCCCGTATTACCCGCCAGTTATTGATCGGTCATCAACCGACAACTGGGACTGTCCATAGTCTGCGACTCGGCAAAAGAAGGAGGCGCATTATAACAGCAAACCGCGGGAATGCCAGCAGAAAGGCCGCTTAAGTGGCTGTTATTCATGTTGTTTGTGATGGCGGGGAGCTGTCCCCGCCAGACCGGCGGGCGTTTGGCGTTCGGGAGTTGCCCGGAATTGCGCAAGCGAACGTCAGAGGTGGACGCTGCCGTGACGCAAGTCATGGAACCATCTGCGGGCGTCCCCGACGTCGGGAACGACGGCGATGGCCATCATCTTCCGTAGCGACAGTGTCGCCTGCGTGATCATCCTCGCCAGACGCCCGGAGGTGACGATGAAGGCCACCGGGCATTGCGTGTTCGAACGGTGCGCGACATGCTTGAGGCAGGCAATCTCGTCGAGTATCTCGTCGGTAAAATCGTCGCCGGTGATGCCGGTCGCATCGACAATGATGTATCGCAATTCATCGAAACGGACATCGCCTTGAACGACATCGACCGAGTGTCCGTATTCCTCGGCCGAAACATAACCCGACAGTTTCTTGAAGACCCCCCGGGATTCCCAGGTGATTTGATAGGGCATGGCGTCTCTGGATCGGTGTCCGATCCGGTCTTGAATGTGCTCGCGTTTACGGCGCCTCGCGCCGGAACTTGAGGGCGATCGGCATGATGAGCCTTGCCCAATCAAGGCCTTGGCTGGGGATTTGTCATGGGATCAGCGCATGCTTACCGATTTTATCAACATGCGGTTTGCGGCTTCCGCGTCGATTCCGGCAGGCCGATTTCTCCGTTGGACCGACGATGATCGCCGGATCCCTGCCGTTACCGTCGCTGTCCTGGCCGATGCCAACCGAGTGTCGACGCAGTCATTCACGCTCGCCTTCCGGCGGCTTCAGTTCTGGCTTTCAGACAATCGGAGACGAGCACCTGAGCGTCGCGCACGTCATTTTCACGGACCTCGTTCACGCGGCGAACGCGGCGTCAGGGGCGTTTGCCTAAAATTTAAGCGTCGCCGACTTCAGGCAAGCCTGGCGGCGAAATCTTGAGGCCTTCCACAGACTTATCCACAGAAAACGGTGGACTTGTAGGACAACGGAAGCCGCGCTGTCCTGCAGCTGCGTTTTGTCGCCCGGCGCGCGCCGGCGGCGTCCTGTATTTGGTTTCGCTTCGCGCCGAATCATTGCGGAAATCCGATACAGACGCCTGCTCTTGTCTGTCATACACTCCGCCCGTTGTTCAGTTCCCCTACTGACAACGTTTGCTTAACCTTCATCAGAAAGATGAATTTCAACCCGCACCCCCTCCGGTGCGGGTTTTTTTTGTGCGTTGGGTCGCCAGTGTCGCGGGGAGAGCCCCGGACGCTTGATAAAATGGCCGCCATTACGCCTCGGCGCGTGTCGCCGCGATGATTTTGTCGGATGGCGGACACGCTACAGGATGAAGCGATGCCGGAGCTGAACTGGGATTTTCCCCGTCCCTATACCTTGCCGATCGTTCCCGCGGAAAACGAGATCGACGGTCTGAACCATACCAACAACGCCGTTTATGTGCAGTGGTGCGAATCGGTCGCCTGGGCGCACTCGCAATCGCTGGGACTCGGCATCGACGACTACCGGCGGCTCGATCGCGGCATGGCGATCCGTCAGGCCGCCTACGACTATCTGCTCCCGAGCTTCCTTGGCGATCAATTGATGCTCGGCACATGGCTGGTGGCGAGCGACGGCAATCTTCTGCTCGAACGGCGTTTCCAGCTGTTGCGTGTCGCCGATGCGGCCGTCATTCTGCGCGGTACCTGGAAACTGGTCTGCATCGAGTTGAGCAGCGGCAATGTCCGCCGTATGCCGGCTGAATTCCGCGATGGCTATCTGTCGGCGCTGGTTGGAGCTGACGTGCCTGCCTGAAGATGCTGGCTGCGTAACGGTCCGGTGCCGGCTCAGGCGCCGACGTCGGCGCAGACGCGGTTGCGTCCGTCGGCCTTGGCCCGGTAGAGCGCCCGGTCGGCGCGTGCGATGAGTTCGTTCAGCGTCTCGCCGCCGCTGGAATAGGCGGCGATGCCGATCGAGATGGTGATCGCGGCGTCTTGCTCGCCCATGTTGGCAAACCTCGTTTTTTCGATGCGTGCGCGCAGGCGTTCGGCGACCTCGATGGCTTTGTCCAGTACCGTTTCGGGCAGCAGGATGGCGAATTCCTCGCCGCCGAATCGTGCTTGCAGATCCGTTGTCCGCAGTTCTTCCTGGATTGCTTGCGTGATGGCCTTCAGTGTCAGATCGCCAGCGTCGTGGCCATGGCTGTCGTTGATGTGCTTGAAGTGGTCCACGTCGTAGATCAGCAGCGAGAGCGGCCGTTCGTAACGCAGGCTGCGTTCGAGTTCCTGGCTGCCATGCTGCATGAAGAAACGGCGATTGGCGATTTGCGTCAGTTCGTCGATATTCGCCTGTGCCGCCAGTTCGCGCTGGGTGGTGTCGAGCGAACGCAGCGAGCTTCGCAGGCGCATGAGCAGGGCGATGCCGGCGAGCGTGGCGGCGATGCCGACGGCGATCACGCCAGCAACCTTCGTTCGCCACTCGCGGAGCGTATCGTCGAGTGCCGAGGTGGCAATCGCGACGATCGGATAATCGGGGACTTTGGCGAAGGCGCCGATGCGGGCGAGTCCGTCGCTGGTGCCGGAGCTGAGTTCGAA
Proteins encoded in this region:
- the ttdB gene encoding L(+)-tartrate dehydratase subunit beta produces the protein MSKKILRTPIKDEDLEDLRAGDVVYLTGHIVTCRDVAHRRLIEQKRELPVDLAGGAIFHAGPIVRKLADGKYEMVSIGPTTSMRMEKFEKEFIAQTGVKLIVGKGGMGPLTEAGCREHKAVHAIFPGGCAVVAATQVEEIERAEWLDLGMPETLWVNRVKEFGPLIISIDTQGNNLIEKNKAEFNAKKASIVARIHQQVGFIK
- a CDS encoding carbohydrate porin yields the protein MLFKFHLHRFRFLIAFVLGMALCGLLPKTAHAQMREDAAPGMVLANLTPMPQHAGIHDDDYEDTQAKFQATYIWQRHGAFSDRRPSTVNSANYGGAYPLYSLSNTQDKSYTATFTGYFGFRPWAGGELYLNPEVTQGVPFGGTLTGLGGFYNGEITRAAGSRPTLYRQRLFLRQTWNLGGGSEAIESDLNWMAGNVDKNRFVLTAGNFSVLDVFDKNRYAGDPRRQFMNWGNMNNVAFDYAADSRGWGWGAAGEWYQGDWVLRFGRMTGPKRPNELPTDFRIGKHYGDQVEVEHDHDIAGRAGAVRLTAWRNRANLASFRDAINYGNSVGWSPDATNGMEYILNVRNGEKTKYGFGMNIDQEISDNVGVFLKGMWADGRTETYAFAEVDRSLATGVSINGAAWGRANDTLGLSYLAHFLSKDRREYLEKGGISYFIGDGWLNYKPEQIMESYYSAKVHKNLWMTADYQYVRNPAYNADRGPIHIVGVRMHAEF
- a CDS encoding thioesterase family protein, which encodes MPELNWDFPRPYTLPIVPAENEIDGLNHTNNAVYVQWCESVAWAHSQSLGLGIDDYRRLDRGMAIRQAAYDYLLPSFLGDQLMLGTWLVASDGNLLLERRFQLLRVADAAVILRGTWKLVCIELSSGNVRRMPAEFRDGYLSALVGADVPA
- a CDS encoding sensor domain-containing diguanylate cyclase → MRNLESKHHARQVARLVIICTVLFLGMMWAAIGYFATESRAARISEEQRVLGRMARMVQEQTYALISFVDYFLVAADLRFQQHPRSDPRTDPGFRVMVDNFRARTRGFVDIRFVSSDGTLYYRDDIDGQGRAQVDDRDYFRVQMQSPPQGLFIAHPVMSRYTNRWGLPVSHPLKARPHDMAVIFAAIDNIAFSEPFEAARTKPNGSIVLVHHDGSILFRSPEAGLIGKSLLGSGLWTDENRSKNDGVFELSSGTSDGLARIGAFAKVPDYPIVAIATSALDDTLREWRTKVAGVIAVGIAATLAGIALLMRLRSSLRSLDTTQRELAAQANIDELTQIANRRFFMQHGSQELERSLRYERPLSLLIYDVDHFKHINDSHGHDAGDLTLKAITQAIQEELRTTDLQARFGGEEFAILLPETVLDKAIEVAERLRARIEKTRFANMGEQDAAITISIGIAAYSSGGETLNELIARADRALYRAKADGRNRVCADVGA